The following are encoded in a window of Alosa sapidissima isolate fAloSap1 chromosome 10, fAloSap1.pri, whole genome shotgun sequence genomic DNA:
- the LOC121721414 gene encoding glial fibrillary acidic protein-like isoform X1, translating to MSRSPERISSYRRHFEECTTSSSSTALQVRVSSPSPSRRDARQQRAASYSRSAAASAANGMAMGRRAVSSSRRPLMASSASMGTACVGASGEAIDLDAAAAENQEFLSTRTGQRKEMVGLNDRLAAYIEKVRSLEQQNKLLETEIEALQSRFLKPTGLRMLYEEQLKELRKLADQMRMQRDLAVAAKDAMAGQLEMMKARYEEAVELRKKVEMDIEDFRPDVDAATSARIALEKQLDNLEVEIEFLKRVQKEEIEDLMKQIYAAHATAQGAFALPDLSAALKQIQNEYDTIAANNLQKMDSWYNSKFDDLNNKSTKHVDRIRGAREEISTAKKDIQDRERDLDGLKTKNDALEAQILEAQERHKKELEALQARIEALQLELKSTKGKIAQLLMEYQDLLNVKMSLEIEITTYRKLIEGEDMRITSIVQGMMGMSAISAGMSGAGAMGAGIGAGMGAGAGARMGAGSEMEAEAAVKVVAGMPAQLGMAASGLADGSSEAGNGNGSLGAGLGNGIHGKTITTYSEEQAVEVTERKTVLIS from the exons ATGAGCCGCAGCCCAGAAAGGATCTCGTCGTATCGGAGACATTTCGAGGAATGCACCACCTCCTCGTCCTCCACCGCGCTCCAGGTGAGGGTGTCCAGCCCCTCGCCCTCCCGCCGGGATGCCCGCCAGCAGCGCGCCGCTAGCTACTCCCGCTCGGCCGCGGCCTCAGCTGCCAACGGCATGGCGATGGGACGCAGGGCCGTCTCCTCCTCCCGCAGGCCCCTGATGGCGAG CAGCGCAAGCATGGGCACCGCTTGTGTTGGCGCCAGCGGAGAAGCGATAGATCTGGACGCAGCTGCCGCCGAGAATCAGGAATTCCTCAGCACTCGCACCGGCCAGCGCAAGGAGATGGTCGGGCTGAACGACAGGCTGGCTGCATACATCGAGAAG GTTCGGTCACTGGAGCAGCAGAATAAGCTGCTGGAGACAGAAATCGAGGCCCTCCAGAGCCGATTCCTGAAACCCACGGGCCTGCGCATGCTGTATGAAGAGCAGCTGAAAGAGCTGAGGAAACTTGCAGATCAAATGAGAATGCAGCGG GACCTGGCTGTTGCTGCCAAAGATGCCATGGCTGGACAGCTGGAGATGATGAAGGCCAGATATGAGGAGGCTGTGGAGCTGAGGAAGAAGGTCGAGATGGACATCGAGGACTTCCGCCCT GATGTTGACGCAGCCACCTCCGCGCGCATTGCTTTGGAGAAACAACTTGACAACCTGGAGGTCGAGATTGAGTTCCTGAAGAGAGTTCAAAAAGAG GAAATCGAGGACCTCATGAAACAGATCTACGCTGCCCATGCCACCGCCCAAGGCGCCTTCGCCCTCCCCGACCTCTCGGCTGCTCTGAAGCAGATTCAGAACGAGTATGACACCATCGCGGCAAATAATCTACAG AAAATGGACTCATGGTACAATTCAAAATTCGACGATTTAAACAACAAATCCACCAAGCATGTGGACAGGATTCGGGGTGCCAGAGAAGAGATATCAACGGCCAAaaaagat ATTCAAGACAGGGAGCGAGACCTGGATGGTCTGAAGACTAAAAACGATGCTCTTGAAGCACAAATTCTTGAAGCTCAAGAGAGACACAAGAAAGAGCTGGAGGCCCTCCAG GCCAGGATCGAGGCTCTTCAGTTGGAGCTGAAATCCACAAAGGGGAAAATCGCTCAGCTGCTGATGGAGTACCAGGACTTGCTCAATGTGAAGATGAGCCTGGAGATTGAGATCACAACATACAG GAAACTTATTGAAGGTGAGGACATGCGTATCACCAGCATAGTGCAGGGAATGATGGGCATGAGTGCCATCAGTGCTGGGATGAGCGGAGCCGGAGCCATGGGAGCTGGAATTGGGGCCGGAATGGGGGCTGGAGCAGGTGCCAGAATGGGAGCAGGGTCAGAGATGGAGGCTGAAGCTGCAGTCAAAGTAGTAGCTGGAATGCCTGCCCAGTTGGGAATGGCAGCCAGTGGTCTCGCTGACGGAAGTAGTGAAGCGGGCAATGGAAATGGAAGTCTTGGAGCCGGCCTGGGAAATGGCATCCACGGCAAGACCATCACCACCTACTCTGAGGAGCAGGCAGTGGAGGTGACCGAGAGGAAGACCGTCCTCATCAG TTAA
- the coq3 gene encoding ubiquinone biosynthesis O-methyltransferase, mitochondrial, with product MYSKKIGSLVYGLCTETNALRSANIKGSSSSETAIRVLSSWTVCKHQRYHSLQSKPHDKCDSQPSTLWNIRPQAPSVRQVSHTTLDPGEVKKFQSLADKWWNQQGEFGALHSMNDLRVPFIRDNLLSIHGSRRLGSPLAGLRILDVGCGGGLLTEPLGRLGADVLGIDPVEDSIRTAELHGSFDPQLRRHVRYRACTLEELAQEEDPEAGMGSEGFHAVVASEVVEHLADLDVFASCCHQVLKPGGSLFITTISKTNLSYALGIVAAEQVLGIVPSGTHDWEKFISPVDLERLLEASGFQVESIRGMLFNPLSGSWCWAQSTAINYALHAVKRSEEPQPDRAHADNEEPEHETLSRAAASGQN from the exons ATGTACTCGAAGAAAATCGGAAGTCTGGTGTACGGGTTGTGCACGGAGACCAATGCACTGCGTTCAGCAAACATCAAAGGATCGAGTTCCTCCGAAACCGCAATTCGTGTCTTATCCTCTTGGACAGTTTGTAAACATCAGAGATACCACTCTCTCCAAAGCAAGCCCCATGACAAGTGCGACAGTCAACCAAGCACACTCTGGAATATACG GCCTCAAGCTCCAAGCGTTCGTCAGGTTTCCCACACCACGTTGGACCCTGGAGAGGTGAAGAAGTTCCAGTCCCTAGCCGACAAGTGGTGGAATCAGCAAGGGGAGTTTGGGGCTCTGCACTCTATGAACGACCTGAGAGTGCCTTTTATTAG GGACAATCTGTTGAGCATCCATGGCAGTCGAAGGCTTGGCAGTCCTTTGGCCGGCCTCAGGATCCTGGATGTTGGCTGTGGAGGAGGCCTGCTTACTGAG ccacTGGGTAGATTAGGCGCAGACGTTCTGGGCATTGACCCAGTGGAGGACAGCATCCGCACTGCCGAGCTACACGGTTCGTTCGACCCACAGCTGCGGAGGCACGTGCGGTACCGGGCCTGCACGCTGGAGGAGCTGGCCCAGGAGGAGGACCCTGAGGCGGGCATGGGGTCAGAGGGCTTCCACGCCGTGGTGGCCTCGGAGGTGGTGGAGCACCTGGCCGACCTGGACGTCTTCGCCAGCTGCTGCCACCAGGTGCTCAAG CCAGGTGGCTCTCtcttcatcaccaccatcagTAAGACCAACCTGTCCTACGCACTTGGAATTGTGGCAGCCGAGCAGGTGTTAGGCATTGTGCCGAGCGGCACGCACGACTGGGAGAAGTTCATCAGCCCCGTGGACCTGGAGCGCCTCCTGGAGGCCT CTGGCTTCCAGGTGGAGTCGATCCGAGGTATGCTTTTCAACCCACTGTCGGGGTCCTGGTGCTGGGCTCAGAGTACGGCCATCAACTACGCCCTGCACGCTGTGAAACGCTCCGAGGAACCACAACCGGACCGGGCCCATGCTGACAATGAGGAACCGGAGCATGAGACATTGTCACGAGCAGCCGCCTCTGGAcagaactga
- the LOC121721414 gene encoding glial fibrillary acidic protein-like isoform X2, giving the protein MSRSPERISSYRRHFEECTTSSSSTALQVRVSSPSPSRRDARQQRAASYSRSAAASAANGMAMGRRAVSSSRRPLMASASMGTACVGASGEAIDLDAAAAENQEFLSTRTGQRKEMVGLNDRLAAYIEKVRSLEQQNKLLETEIEALQSRFLKPTGLRMLYEEQLKELRKLADQMRMQRDLAVAAKDAMAGQLEMMKARYEEAVELRKKVEMDIEDFRPDVDAATSARIALEKQLDNLEVEIEFLKRVQKEEIEDLMKQIYAAHATAQGAFALPDLSAALKQIQNEYDTIAANNLQKMDSWYNSKFDDLNNKSTKHVDRIRGAREEISTAKKDIQDRERDLDGLKTKNDALEAQILEAQERHKKELEALQARIEALQLELKSTKGKIAQLLMEYQDLLNVKMSLEIEITTYRKLIEGEDMRITSIVQGMMGMSAISAGMSGAGAMGAGIGAGMGAGAGARMGAGSEMEAEAAVKVVAGMPAQLGMAASGLADGSSEAGNGNGSLGAGLGNGIHGKTITTYSEEQAVEVTERKTVLIS; this is encoded by the exons ATGAGCCGCAGCCCAGAAAGGATCTCGTCGTATCGGAGACATTTCGAGGAATGCACCACCTCCTCGTCCTCCACCGCGCTCCAGGTGAGGGTGTCCAGCCCCTCGCCCTCCCGCCGGGATGCCCGCCAGCAGCGCGCCGCTAGCTACTCCCGCTCGGCCGCGGCCTCAGCTGCCAACGGCATGGCGATGGGACGCAGGGCCGTCTCCTCCTCCCGCAGGCCCCTGATGGCGAG CGCAAGCATGGGCACCGCTTGTGTTGGCGCCAGCGGAGAAGCGATAGATCTGGACGCAGCTGCCGCCGAGAATCAGGAATTCCTCAGCACTCGCACCGGCCAGCGCAAGGAGATGGTCGGGCTGAACGACAGGCTGGCTGCATACATCGAGAAG GTTCGGTCACTGGAGCAGCAGAATAAGCTGCTGGAGACAGAAATCGAGGCCCTCCAGAGCCGATTCCTGAAACCCACGGGCCTGCGCATGCTGTATGAAGAGCAGCTGAAAGAGCTGAGGAAACTTGCAGATCAAATGAGAATGCAGCGG GACCTGGCTGTTGCTGCCAAAGATGCCATGGCTGGACAGCTGGAGATGATGAAGGCCAGATATGAGGAGGCTGTGGAGCTGAGGAAGAAGGTCGAGATGGACATCGAGGACTTCCGCCCT GATGTTGACGCAGCCACCTCCGCGCGCATTGCTTTGGAGAAACAACTTGACAACCTGGAGGTCGAGATTGAGTTCCTGAAGAGAGTTCAAAAAGAG GAAATCGAGGACCTCATGAAACAGATCTACGCTGCCCATGCCACCGCCCAAGGCGCCTTCGCCCTCCCCGACCTCTCGGCTGCTCTGAAGCAGATTCAGAACGAGTATGACACCATCGCGGCAAATAATCTACAG AAAATGGACTCATGGTACAATTCAAAATTCGACGATTTAAACAACAAATCCACCAAGCATGTGGACAGGATTCGGGGTGCCAGAGAAGAGATATCAACGGCCAAaaaagat ATTCAAGACAGGGAGCGAGACCTGGATGGTCTGAAGACTAAAAACGATGCTCTTGAAGCACAAATTCTTGAAGCTCAAGAGAGACACAAGAAAGAGCTGGAGGCCCTCCAG GCCAGGATCGAGGCTCTTCAGTTGGAGCTGAAATCCACAAAGGGGAAAATCGCTCAGCTGCTGATGGAGTACCAGGACTTGCTCAATGTGAAGATGAGCCTGGAGATTGAGATCACAACATACAG GAAACTTATTGAAGGTGAGGACATGCGTATCACCAGCATAGTGCAGGGAATGATGGGCATGAGTGCCATCAGTGCTGGGATGAGCGGAGCCGGAGCCATGGGAGCTGGAATTGGGGCCGGAATGGGGGCTGGAGCAGGTGCCAGAATGGGAGCAGGGTCAGAGATGGAGGCTGAAGCTGCAGTCAAAGTAGTAGCTGGAATGCCTGCCCAGTTGGGAATGGCAGCCAGTGGTCTCGCTGACGGAAGTAGTGAAGCGGGCAATGGAAATGGAAGTCTTGGAGCCGGCCTGGGAAATGGCATCCACGGCAAGACCATCACCACCTACTCTGAGGAGCAGGCAGTGGAGGTGACCGAGAGGAAGACCGTCCTCATCAG TTAA